CAAAAGGTGCTTTGTGTTTATTTGCTGCGTCAACTCTGATTTGTAATCTTCCATTTGACATCTCTTCTGCAAGTTTTGCCATATTTCTAGATGTATCAATTAGTGGAGATAGTGTTGGTCCCCAAGTAGTTGCCATCTTAAGTTTATATACTTTTTCATTGGCAAAAAGTTGTGTTGATAATAATAATGCAAGTAAAAGTATTGCAATATTTCTCAAATTCTTCATTCTCTTCCTTTTTAATAGTAAAATTAGTCGCATATTATACACAAAAGTTCTCTTCTAATAAGCTTATAAACTCCCCTTGCGTATAATCCTTTTTTAATTAAGTAAGAAAGAAGAATATATGATAGAACTTTCAAATGTCTCAAAGAGCTTTGGTAAACAAACACTATTCAATGAAGTAACCTTTAGATTAAATTCTGGGGATAAGATTGGACTAGTAGGAAGAAATGGTAGTGGGAAATCTACACTATTTAAATTGATTTTAGATGAAGAACACCCAGATGCTGGTGAAATATTACAACCTAAAAACTATAAAATAGGTGCTTTGAAACAGCATCTTGTTTTTACAGAAAAAACTATAACAGATGAAGCAGCCCTTGCACTTAGTGAAGAACATAAATACGATATTTATAAAGTTGAGAAAATACTTTTTGGTCTTGGGTTTTCACAAGAAGATTTATTAAAAGACCCCTTATCTTTTTCAGGTGGATATCAAATCAGAATAAATCTAGCAAAACTACTTTTAACAGAACCAAATCTGTTACTTTTAGATGAGCCAACAAACTACCTTGATATTGTTTCATTAAGATGGTTAAAAGTATTTTTAAAAAACTTTGATGGTGAAGTAATTATCATCACCCATGATAGAGATTTTATGGATGCAGTTACAACTCACACTATGGGATTAGTTAGAAAAAATCTAAAAGTTGTAAAAGGGGATACTCACAAGTTTTATGAAAAACTAAAAGAAGAAGATGAACACCACGAAAAACAAAAAGCTTCACAGGATAAAAAAGTAAAACAATTAGAAGAATTCATTGCTAAAAATAAAGCAAGAGCTTCAACAGCAAACTTAGCACAATCAAAAGTTAAACAACTTGAAAAGATGGATATCTTAGAAGATTTAAATTTTGATTCAACACTGAAATTTGATTTTAACTACAAAGACACTCCTGCAAAAGTTTTACTTGATGTAAAAGACTTGAGTTTTGGATATACAAAAGACAATATACTTTTCAAAGATATTTCATTTACTCTACAAAAGGGTGAAACACTTGGAATAATAGGGAAAAATGGTAAAGGTAAATCAACACTTCTAAATACAATTGCAGGTGAATTGAAAGCCTTACATGGTGTGACAGAGATGCATACAAGTGTGACTTTTGGACACTTCGGTCAAACAAATATTTCACACCTAAATCCAGACAATACAATTATGGATGAAATCTATTTATCTAATAATAAATTAGGTGAGGGAACTGTTAGAAGTATTTGTGGTGGTATGATGTTCTCAGGTGATGATGCTAAGAAAAAAGTAACTTTACTTTCAGGTGGTGAAAAAAGTAGGGTAATGCTTGGAAAAATTTTAGCAAAAGAAGTTAATCTACTTTTCCTAGATGAGCCTACAAATCACCTTGATATGAGTTCAATAGAAGCACTTACCGTTGCTATTAAAAACTTTGAAGGTTCTTGTATCATCGTAACCCATAGTGAAGAGTTACTTCGAGCTGTTTGTGATAGATTGATTATCTTCTCAAATGGAAGTGCTGATTATTTTGATGGAAGATATGATGAGTTCTTAGAAAAAATTGGTTGGGAAGATGAAGATGATGCTCCTAAGAAAAAATCAAAACCAAAAGTAAATAAAAAAGAGAGCAAAAGACTAAGAGCTTTACTTGTACAAGAAAAAAGTAAAATAGCAAGTCCTATAAAAAAAGAGATTGATTCTTTAGAGAAAAAAATTATAGAGATAGAAACAACAATTGAAAAGAAAAAAGATGAATTAGTTGATGTTACAAATAAAGGTGACAATAGCAAAGTAATGGAATTATCAAAAGAGATAGCAAAACTTGAAAAAGAAGCTGAAACTAAATTTGAATCTTTAGAAATCTCTCAAACAAAACTTGATACTATTAATGATGAATATCAAATTAAATTAGAAGAGTTGATGTAAAAATGGAAATGGAAACTATTTTAAACTATATAAAAATCAATGACAATATCTCAACAGCTGGTCAGCCCAAAGAGGCTGAGCTAGAACTATTGACAAAGGATAGATTTGAAGTAGTAATAAATCTTGCTCTATCAAATGCAACAAATGCCTTAGATAATGAAGATAAAATAGTTTCCACTTTAGGCATGACTTATATCCATCTTCCTGTGGATTTTGAATATCCTACAAAAGATGATTTAAAACTTTTTTTAACTCTTTTATCTTCACTTGAGGACAAAAAAGTATTTGTACACTGTGCAAAGAATTATAGAGTAAGTGCTTTTATGTATGTTTATCATAAATACTTTTTAAAAACTCCCTTTGATGAGATAGATTTATCTCTTATAGAAGAATGGGGACCTTCTCCAATCTGGCAAGATATTATGAAAATAGGGTTTAAGGAGCTAAGCTAAGAGAGAATTTCTTAGCTTATTTTAATGTAGTTTCTAAAATCTCTTTAAATCTTCTCCATGATTTTTCATCTGCAACTTTGTTATATCTATCTGAACCAATAACAGTAAAAGCATGTGGTGCACCACTATAAGTTGTCATTTCATGTGGTATTTTATTTTCTTCTAACTCCATAGCCAAATTAGCAAATTCTTGTAAACTAACAACTTTGTCAGCACTTCCATGAAATACTACAATAGAACCTTTTGTATGGGCATAATTTTCACCAATAGGAGTTTGTAATCCTCCGTGAAAAGTGATAAAAGATTTTAAATCTCCACCATTTCTAGCAAACTCTAAAATAGCAGCTCCACCAAAACAATATCCTATACCAACAGCATTTGAGACATTTGCTCCTAATTTTTTAGCTTCATAATATCCAGCATAAAGAAGTCTTTTCATTTTTGCTCTATTTTGGTAAAGTTCATTTGTTAGTTTTTTCTTATCTTCTGTTTTTGTTGGTCTTACACCTTTTCCATATAAATCAACTGCAAATGTTGCATAACCCAAATCATAAAGCATCTTTGCTCTTTTTACTTCATAATCAGTAATCCCATCCCAATCATGAACCATATAAATAAGTGGTGCATTTTTTGAAGGTGAACTATAATATCCTTCATACTCTTTCCCATCTACTTTATAAGTAACAAAGCCACTATTTGCAAAAGCAAACCCACTTAAAATAAATATGAACACAATAATCTTTTTCATTTTAATTTCCTTTGTTGTTATTAAAAATCTTACTGAATCTAATACATAGTAAACTTAAATATTTATATTAATTAGAGCTTAAATTTTATAGAAATAATTATTTTAGAATTCTTTGGTTAAAATACCCCAACTAAACAAAATGGATATTTTTTGAAAATAGAGACTAAAATTGCTAGATTTACGACTCCTTTACACTTAGAAAGTGGGCGAATTCTAGAACCTTATGAAATAAAATACGAAACCTATGGAGAACTAAACGAAGATAAATCAAATGTAATCGTTATTTGTCATGCTTTAAGTGGTTCACATCATGCAGCAGGAAGATATGAAAATGAAGCAAAACCAGGCTGGTGGGATAATTTTATAGGCGATGGAAAAACTATTGATACCAGAAAATATTTTGTAATATGCACAAACAATCTTGGCTCTTGTTTTGGTTCAACTTCACCAATGAGTTCTATGAATAAAGCAGGAGAAGCATACAGACTTAAATTCCCAGTTTTGGCCATAACAGATATCGTAAAAGCTCAAAAAAGACTTTTTACTTCCCTTGGTATTGATCATGTAAAAGCAGTCATTGGTGGAAGTATGGGTGGTATGCAAGCACTTTGTTATTCTATTGAGTACCCAGATTTTGCAGATACAATTATAGCTATGGCAACAACAGCATACACAAGACCATGGGCAATAGCTGTAAATAAAATAGCAATGGAATCAATAAGAAATGATCCAGCTTTTAAAAATGGAAACTACACAAAAGGTGACCTTATCGCAAATGGTTTACCTGGTCTTGCAATTGGTAGAATGGCAGGCTTAATTGCTTATGTGGGGCCAAATTCTATGAATAACAAATTTGGTAGAAATTATGTGGAAACAGATGGGCTTTATGAACTCTTTGGAAGATTTGAAGTTGAGAAATATTTGGAATACAATGCTTACAATTTTCCAAAAATATTTGATCCCTTATCATATTTGTATGTTTGCAAGACTATGAATATATTTGATGCGGCAAGGGGTACTGATAAGTTGCCAGATGCCTTGTCAAAGATAAAATGTGACCTTCATCTTATCTCTTTTTCTGATGATGTTTTATTCTTCCCACAAGAGATGGAAGAGATTTATAATATAATGAGAGAGATGAATATGGAAAATGTAAAGTATAAAATGATAGAATCTACACATGGACATGATTCATTTTTGGTGGAACTTGATAAGTTCAAAGATTATGTAGTCGATATATTGGAGAAAAAAATATGAGTGAAGAGATAAAAGAAGAACAAAGCTTCGAAGAAAAAGTAGAAAAGGCAAAAGAGTTATTAGAAAAGTTAGCAAATCCAGATATAACATTAAGTTCATCTGTAGAGATATATAAAAATGGTATGAAAGAACTTGATGATGCACAAAAACTTCTAGAAACTTCAAAACTTCAATTCAAAGAACTATCAGAAAAATAAAATATAACAATTTGAAATACTTTTTGTAACTATTAAAAATATTTGATAAACTTTTCTTACCAGTTAGGAGGAGTTTATGAAAACAATAAATCAATTACAAAGTATAGATAAACCAAGGGAAAGATTACTAAAGTATGGTCTTAGCTCACTAAAAAACTACGAACTCATAGCCGTATTACTAGGAAGTGGAGTAAAAGGCAAAGATGTTATAAAACTATCCCATGAAATAGAAAAATTCTTCGACTCAAACTTTGAAAATATAGATTTAAAAACCTTACTTAAAATACATGGACTAGGAACAGCAAAAGCTAGTCAAATAATATCTGCAATAGAACTGTCAAGAAGATATCTAATAGATACTCAAAACTATAAAATAAACTTTGCAAGTGATGTATATGAAGAACTAAAACCCTACAAAAACAAACGCCAAGAATACTTTCTAACTCTATATTTAGATGGAGCAAACAATCTAATAGAAACCAAAATCATCACAATAGGAACACTAAACCAAAGCCTAGTGCACCCAAGAGAAGTATTTTCCCACGCCATAGAAAAAAGATGCGCGAGTATAATTGTAGCCCACAACCATCCAAGTGGTATTTTAAAACCAAGTAGTGAAGATATCAATGTAACCCAAAGATTAAAAGAATCAGGAAAGATTCTAGGTATAGAACTACTTGATCATGTGATATTTACAAATGAAGGGTTTATTAGTTTACAAGAAGAGGGTGTGTTGTGATGGATAGATTTTTTGATGAATGGAATGAAATAAAAAAAGAACTTACTAAAAATGAAAGAAAATTAGGTATAAAATCAAGAGAAATATTTTGGGCAAATATTGGACAAAATATTGGTTATGAACAAAACTAGCAAATGCGGTTTGCGAAGCAAAAGTTTCTTTGAAAATGGCAAAGGTAAAAATTTTGCAAGACCTGTTATTGTTGTAAGAAAACTCACAAAAGATTTATTTTTAGGAATCCCAACTACTACAACACTTAGAGAAGATAATGATTATTTTCATAAATTCAAATATACCACATATAATAATGAAGTTTTAAATGTTTCGGCATTAATTTTACAAGTAAAAGTATTTAGTATAAAAAGAATAATGAACAAAATTGGAATGATTAATAAAGAAGATTTTAAAGTAATTGTAGAAAAGTCAAAAAATCTATTTGGCCCCACTTAAAATAAGTGGGTGTGCCCGAAGGCGAATTGTAAGAGTATTATATCTTACAATTTTTATTTTGTCAATTTCTGTTTGGGGCTTGAAGATATAAATATCTTCGCTTTTACTCTTCTTTAACCGTCTTTGAGTTCTTAAACTTTTCTCTTGAAAATCTGAGATTTTCGCCTTTTTCTTCTTTGGTGGCAAAGAAGAAACAAGAAAGCCACCAACGGTTTCAAAGCCCTTTGGGTTCCCTCTCTTATTATTTTTATCTTTTCTGCTTGGTAAAACTCGTTTATTAAAACTTCCATTTAGGAACTTTTAAACACTCTGACAGTTACCAATCTTGTTTAGAAAAGAGAAAAATAAACGTTCGGCTTTTGCAAATGTTGGGAAAATGGGATATTGAAAGATTTTTTGATTTAAAAGTCTTCTTGTTCAAACTCTAACAAGAAATAAATATAATATTGCTATAATATCTATCTTACAAAATTAAATAATATATAAATGGAAATTAATGTTTGAACAAACTTTTAAAAATATAGATGATATTTTATGGAAAGATTCTGGTGCTGATAGTGAGCTTGATTATATAGGGCAAACCTCTTGGATAATGTTTTTAAGGTATCTTGATGAACTTGAAAATGAAAAAGCTGATATAGCAGTACTTAAAGACGAAGAGTACACTTATATTTTAGATGAAGAGTTTCGTTGGAACTCTTGGGCTATGCCAAAAGTTGATGGAAAAATTGACCATCATAAAGCACGAAATGGTATTGATTTGGTTCAGTTTGTTGATGGCAAACTTTTTCCTTATCTTGCAAAGTTTAAACAAACAGCAGAACATGCACAAACTATCGAGTACAAAATCGGTGAGATATTTTCTGAACTTAAAAACAAGATTCAAAGTGGATACAACTTACGAGAGATATTAGCATATGCCGATGAACTTCCTTTTCGTTCAAGCAAAGACAAACACGAACTAAGCCATCTCTACGAAACAAAAATCAAAAATATGGGAAATGCAGGAAGGAATGGTGGTCAATACTACACACCAAGACCACTTATTCGAGCGATGATAGATGTAATTGACCCACAAATAGGTGAAAAAGTTTATGATGGTGCAGTAGGAAGTGCAGGATTTTTATGTGAAGCATATGACTACATGTACGAGCGAATGAATAAAAATGTTGATAATCTGAAAATCTTACAAGAGCGAACCTTTTACGGAAAAGAGAAAAAAAACTTAGCCTATGTCATAGGTATCATGAATATGATTCTTCATGGTATAGAAGCTCCAAATATTAAACATACAAATACTTTAGGGGAGCTTATTCGTGATATACAAGAAAAAGATAGATACCATGTAATCTTGGCAAATCCCCCTTTTGGTGGAAAAGAACGAAAAGAGGTACAACAAAACTTCGATATAAAAACAGGCGAAACTGCCTTTTTATTTTTGCAGCACTTTATCAAGTCACTTAAAGCCGGTGGTCGAGCAGCAATTGTCATCAAAAATACTATTTTAAGTAATAGCGACAATGCTTCTATAGCTTTAAGAAAACACCTTTTAGAGAGTTGTAATCTTCATACCATCTTAGATATGCCAGCAGGTACTTTTACAGGAGCTGGTGTAAAAACTGTAGTTTTATTTTTCACAAAAGGGGAAGCAACTAAAAAAATCTGGTACTACTCTTTAAATCCCGGACGAAATATGGGGAAAACAAATCCTTTAAACGACAAGGATATGTTGGATTTTAAAACCTTACAAAAAACAAAAGCTGATAGTGAAAACTCTTGGACTTTGAATATTTCAGATATTGATGAAACTACTTATGATTTATCTATAAAAAATCCTTTTACTCCTGAAGAGGCTGAACTTAGAACTCCTAAGAAAATATTAGAAGATATAGTAAATTTGGATAAAGAGACAAATGAGATTTTAGCTTCTATTAAAGAGTTGGTATGATAGAAAAATTTATTTGGGAAGTATGCGATGTAATTGCTGGCCAATCTCCTGAAGGTAAATTTTATAATAAAGAAGAAGAGGGTATTCCTTTTTATCAAGGAAAAAAAGAGTTTACTGATAAATATATAGGTAAACCAACTACTTGGACTACAAAAGTTACTAAAGAAGCTTTTAAAGATGATATTTTAATGTCAGTTAGAGCACCAGTTGGTCCAGTTAATTTTTCGACTGAACATATTTGTATAGGTCGAGGTTTAGCAGCTATTCGAGTAAAAGAAGAGATAAATAAAGAATACCTTTTCTATTATTTAATCTATCATGAAAATTCTATTGTTGGGAATAAAGGTGCTGTATTTAATTCAATTAATAAAAAGCAAATTGAAAATTTAAAAGTGCCATTGCCAAATAAATTAGAAGAACAAAAACAAATCGTAGAAATTTTAGATAAAGCTTTTGAATCAATAGAACAGGCAAAAGCAAATATTGAAAAAAATATACAAAATTCAAAAGAGCTTTTTCAAAGTAGATTAAATGAAATATTTTCTCAAAAAGGTGATGGTTGGGAAGAAAATGAATTAGGAAAAGTTTGTAAAACAGGGGCAGGGGGAACACCTTTAAAATCAAGAAAAGAATATTATGAAAATGGCGATATTCCTTGGTTATGTAGTGGTGAAGTAAAACAAGGTAATATTTATAGTTCAAATAAATATATTACTAAGAAAGGGCTTGATAATTCATCTGCCAAACTATTCCCCAAAAATACAGTAGTAATTGCTATGTATGGTGCAACAGCTGGAGATGTAGGTATTTTAAGATTTGAAACTTCAACTAATCAAGCAGTGTGTGGAATATTACCTAATGAATTATTTATACCAGAGTTTATATATTATTCTTTTTCATATAGAAAAAATGAATTAATAGCACAAGCAACGGGAAATGCACAACCAAATATTTCACAAATAAAAATTAAAAATACTTTGATACCTATTATTACGAAAAAAGAACAAATAAAAATTGTTCAAGAATTAGATAGTTTAAAAGAACAAACAAAACAGCTAGAAAAACACTACCAACAAAAACTAGACAATTTAGAAGAACTAAAAAAATCTATCTTACAAAAAGCATTTAGTGGAGAACTCATACCATGAATGAATCAGAAACAAGAGCCGAACTTATAGACCCACAGCTAGTACATGCTGGTTGGGGAGTAGTGGAAAATAGTCGTATCAGAAGAGAGTTTCCTATCTCAAAAGGGAGACTCCTTGGAAATGGAAGACGAGCACAATCTTTGAGTGCTGACTATGTTCTTGTTTATAAAAATAGAAACCTAGCTGTAGTAGAAGCTAAAAAAAGAGACCTACACTATAGCGATGGTGTAACTCAAGCTAAAGATTATGCAGAACGATTAAAGATAAGATTTACCTACTCAACCAATGGAAAAGCTATCTATCAAATAGATATGGATGAAAGCCTTGAGTGTGATATAACACATTTCCCTACACCTGATGAGTTATGGAATATGACCTTCCCTAAAGAAGATACTTTACAAGATAAGTTTTATGAGATACCGCTAAACGATAAAGGTGGTACTTGGTATCCAAGATATTATCAAAACAATGCCATCAATAAAACCCTTGAAGCAATAGCACAAGATAAGAAAAAAATCTTACTCACCCTTGCAACTGGTACAGGAAAAACAGATATTGCATTTCAAATAGTATGGAAACTATTTCATGCAAAATGGAATATTCAAAAAGACTTTTCAAGAACTCCACGAATTCTATTTTTAGCAGATAGAAATATATTGGCAAACCAAGCTTTCAATAAATTTAACTTTTTTGATGATGAAGAGACTTTAGTTAGAATCGACCCAAGTGAGATACGAAAAAAGAATAAAGTTCCAACCAATGGAAATGTATTTTTTACTATATTTCAAACTTTTATGAGTGGAGAGAGTGACACACCAAATTTTGGACAGTATTCAAATGACTTTTTTGATTTTATCATCATCGATGAGTGTCATAGAGGTGGAGCAAATGACGAGAGTAAATGGAGAGCTATCTTAGAGTATTTTAGCCCAGCTTATCAGCTAGGACTAACAGCAACTCCAAAAAGAGATGTAAACGGCGATACTTATAATTATTTTGGTGAACCAGTTTATCAATACTCTTTAAAAGAGGGGATAAATGATGGTTTTTTGACACCTTTTAAAGTGAAAAATATCTCAACTACAGG
This portion of the Arcobacter nitrofigilis DSM 7299 genome encodes:
- a CDS encoding ABC-F family ATP-binding cassette domain-containing protein, whose translation is MIELSNVSKSFGKQTLFNEVTFRLNSGDKIGLVGRNGSGKSTLFKLILDEEHPDAGEILQPKNYKIGALKQHLVFTEKTITDEAALALSEEHKYDIYKVEKILFGLGFSQEDLLKDPLSFSGGYQIRINLAKLLLTEPNLLLLDEPTNYLDIVSLRWLKVFLKNFDGEVIIITHDRDFMDAVTTHTMGLVRKNLKVVKGDTHKFYEKLKEEDEHHEKQKASQDKKVKQLEEFIAKNKARASTANLAQSKVKQLEKMDILEDLNFDSTLKFDFNYKDTPAKVLLDVKDLSFGYTKDNILFKDISFTLQKGETLGIIGKNGKGKSTLLNTIAGELKALHGVTEMHTSVTFGHFGQTNISHLNPDNTIMDEIYLSNNKLGEGTVRSICGGMMFSGDDAKKKVTLLSGGEKSRVMLGKILAKEVNLLFLDEPTNHLDMSSIEALTVAIKNFEGSCIIVTHSEELLRAVCDRLIIFSNGSADYFDGRYDEFLEKIGWEDEDDAPKKKSKPKVNKKESKRLRALLVQEKSKIASPIKKEIDSLEKKIIEIETTIEKKKDELVDVTNKGDNSKVMELSKEIAKLEKEAETKFESLEISQTKLDTINDEYQIKLEELM
- a CDS encoding protein tyrosine phosphatase family protein, coding for METILNYIKINDNISTAGQPKEAELELLTKDRFEVVINLALSNATNALDNEDKIVSTLGMTYIHLPVDFEYPTKDDLKLFLTLLSSLEDKKVFVHCAKNYRVSAFMYVYHKYFLKTPFDEIDLSLIEEWGPSPIWQDIMKIGFKELS
- a CDS encoding dienelactone hydrolase family protein — translated: MKKIIVFIFILSGFAFANSGFVTYKVDGKEYEGYYSSPSKNAPLIYMVHDWDGITDYEVKRAKMLYDLGYATFAVDLYGKGVRPTKTEDKKKLTNELYQNRAKMKRLLYAGYYEAKKLGANVSNAVGIGYCFGGAAILEFARNGGDLKSFITFHGGLQTPIGENYAHTKGSIVVFHGSADKVVSLQEFANLAMELEENKIPHEMTTYSGAPHAFTVIGSDRYNKVADEKSWRRFKEILETTLK
- the metX gene encoding homoserine O-acetyltransferase MetX, with translation MKIETKIARFTTPLHLESGRILEPYEIKYETYGELNEDKSNVIVICHALSGSHHAAGRYENEAKPGWWDNFIGDGKTIDTRKYFVICTNNLGSCFGSTSPMSSMNKAGEAYRLKFPVLAITDIVKAQKRLFTSLGIDHVKAVIGGSMGGMQALCYSIEYPDFADTIIAMATTAYTRPWAIAVNKIAMESIRNDPAFKNGNYTKGDLIANGLPGLAIGRMAGLIAYVGPNSMNNKFGRNYVETDGLYELFGRFEVEKYLEYNAYNFPKIFDPLSYLYVCKTMNIFDAARGTDKLPDALSKIKCDLHLISFSDDVLFFPQEMEEIYNIMREMNMENVKYKMIESTHGHDSFLVELDKFKDYVVDILEKKI
- the xseB gene encoding exodeoxyribonuclease VII small subunit, producing the protein MSEEIKEEQSFEEKVEKAKELLEKLANPDITLSSSVEIYKNGMKELDDAQKLLETSKLQFKELSEK
- the radC gene encoding RadC family protein, whose amino-acid sequence is MKTINQLQSIDKPRERLLKYGLSSLKNYELIAVLLGSGVKGKDVIKLSHEIEKFFDSNFENIDLKTLLKIHGLGTAKASQIISAIELSRRYLIDTQNYKINFASDVYEELKPYKNKRQEYFLTLYLDGANNLIETKIITIGTLNQSLVHPREVFSHAIEKRCASIIVAHNHPSGILKPSSEDINVTQRLKESGKILGIELLDHVIFTNEGFISLQEEGVL
- a CDS encoding class I SAM-dependent DNA methyltransferase; this encodes MFEQTFKNIDDILWKDSGADSELDYIGQTSWIMFLRYLDELENEKADIAVLKDEEYTYILDEEFRWNSWAMPKVDGKIDHHKARNGIDLVQFVDGKLFPYLAKFKQTAEHAQTIEYKIGEIFSELKNKIQSGYNLREILAYADELPFRSSKDKHELSHLYETKIKNMGNAGRNGGQYYTPRPLIRAMIDVIDPQIGEKVYDGAVGSAGFLCEAYDYMYERMNKNVDNLKILQERTFYGKEKKNLAYVIGIMNMILHGIEAPNIKHTNTLGELIRDIQEKDRYHVILANPPFGGKERKEVQQNFDIKTGETAFLFLQHFIKSLKAGGRAAIVIKNTILSNSDNASIALRKHLLESCNLHTILDMPAGTFTGAGVKTVVLFFTKGEATKKIWYYSLNPGRNMGKTNPLNDKDMLDFKTLQKTKADSENSWTLNISDIDETTYDLSIKNPFTPEEAELRTPKKILEDIVNLDKETNEILASIKELV
- a CDS encoding restriction endonuclease subunit S, whose product is MIEKFIWEVCDVIAGQSPEGKFYNKEEEGIPFYQGKKEFTDKYIGKPTTWTTKVTKEAFKDDILMSVRAPVGPVNFSTEHICIGRGLAAIRVKEEINKEYLFYYLIYHENSIVGNKGAVFNSINKKQIENLKVPLPNKLEEQKQIVEILDKAFESIEQAKANIEKNIQNSKELFQSRLNEIFSQKGDGWEENELGKVCKTGAGGTPLKSRKEYYENGDIPWLCSGEVKQGNIYSSNKYITKKGLDNSSAKLFPKNTVVIAMYGATAGDVGILRFETSTNQAVCGILPNELFIPEFIYYSFSYRKNELIAQATGNAQPNISQIKIKNTLIPIITKKEQIKIVQELDSLKEQTKQLEKHYQQKLDNLEELKKSILQKAFSGELIP